One region of Halohasta litchfieldiae genomic DNA includes:
- a CDS encoding metallophosphoesterase, which translates to MGLGSRPRVEPVPNAPAATVDLGDEQALVVGDYHAGIEAGLRYERGVELPSNGAERRQRLQTLVNETGVDRLVILGDLGHRIGTVEQVEREELDALYSVVVEDLGVPITVAPGNHDGGLDQVWGDRDGVDILSPSGGLLATEETGLVGVFHGHTWPDQSLLSADVICMAHEHPTVKLQDSVGGYRTEKAWLRGRLDRSVLAKGVGCDPEALEWADPELIVMPAFNDRSGGTWINVDEAGFLAPFLPDALRSGELYLLDGTRLGAYQQV; encoded by the coding sequence ATGGGCCTCGGCTCCCGACCCCGTGTCGAGCCGGTTCCCAACGCCCCGGCCGCGACGGTCGACCTCGGAGACGAGCAGGCACTAGTAGTCGGTGACTACCACGCCGGAATCGAGGCTGGACTTCGCTACGAACGTGGTGTCGAACTCCCGAGCAACGGCGCGGAGCGTCGACAGCGTCTGCAGACTCTGGTCAACGAGACCGGCGTCGACCGACTGGTGATTCTCGGTGATCTCGGCCACCGAATCGGTACTGTCGAGCAGGTCGAGCGCGAGGAACTCGACGCGCTGTACTCGGTGGTCGTCGAGGATTTGGGGGTACCGATTACCGTCGCCCCCGGCAACCACGACGGAGGGCTTGATCAGGTATGGGGCGACCGCGATGGCGTCGACATCCTATCGCCGTCGGGTGGACTGCTCGCCACCGAGGAAACAGGGTTGGTGGGCGTGTTCCATGGCCATACGTGGCCGGACCAATCGCTGCTGTCGGCCGACGTGATCTGTATGGCCCACGAACATCCAACCGTCAAACTCCAAGATAGCGTGGGTGGCTACCGAACCGAGAAGGCGTGGCTCCGCGGTCGACTCGACCGGTCGGTGCTTGCCAAGGGGGTCGGCTGTGACCCCGAGGCGCTGGAGTGGGCAGATCCCGAACTCATCGTCATGCCAGCGTTCAACGACCGGTCGGGAGGGACATGGATCAATGTCGACGAAGCGGGATTCTTGGCTCCGTTTCTCCCTGACGCGCTTCGCAGTGGAGAGCTATATCTACTCGATGGGACGCGATTGGGTGCCTACCAGCAGGTCTGA